A genomic region of Brevibacillus sp. JNUCC-41 contains the following coding sequences:
- a CDS encoding response regulator, with protein MTNQIRVLLIEDDPMVQEVNKQFIERLPAFKVVDTASNGLEGLEKIRKSKPDLVILDIFMPSLNGVDTLYQIRKEQIDVDVIIISAANDQKTIRKMMQNGAFDYLIKPFKFDRLKHTLEQYFAFRMEVEPDHQISQTQLDRILFQNKTHSEASPKYDVPKGLNGATLEQVTKFIKTQPGSLSAEEVADGIGIARVTARRYLEYLHGEEVLQLDVQYGSIGRPVNRYRLSKP; from the coding sequence ATGACTAACCAAATTCGTGTACTTTTAATTGAAGACGACCCAATGGTCCAAGAGGTCAACAAACAATTCATTGAGCGCCTGCCTGCTTTTAAAGTCGTTGATACAGCTTCAAATGGGCTTGAAGGTCTGGAAAAAATCAGGAAGTCTAAACCCGACCTTGTCATTTTGGACATCTTCATGCCTTCTTTAAACGGGGTTGATACACTTTATCAAATCAGAAAAGAGCAAATTGATGTGGATGTCATCATCATTTCAGCGGCAAATGATCAGAAAACGATCCGAAAAATGATGCAGAACGGGGCTTTTGACTATTTAATCAAGCCATTTAAATTCGATAGGCTAAAACATACGCTGGAACAATACTTCGCTTTTCGGATGGAGGTTGAACCTGACCATCAAATTTCTCAAACCCAGCTCGACCGAATACTCTTTCAAAATAAAACACATTCTGAAGCGAGTCCGAAATATGATGTTCCCAAAGGATTGAATGGCGCGACTCTTGAGCAAGTGACAAAGTTCATAAAGACCCAGCCTGGTTCGCTATCTGCAGAAGAAGTGGCTGATGGGATCGGTATCGCCAGAGTTACAGCAAGGCGCTATCTCGAATACTTGCATGGTGAAGAAGTCCTTCAGCTTGACGTACAGTATGGCAGCATAGGCCGCCCTGTCAATAGGTACCGGCTTAGTAAACCTTAA
- the menC gene encoding o-succinylbenzoate synthase: MKLSSISLKLIKAPLKRSFKTHLETVSNREVIIVEAMDEDGLIGYGEAVPFTSPWYTEETIKTCFHMLDDFLIPLTLASQIKHPDELPNLWSGIRRNAMAKSALEQAILDLYAKQKGVYLGRLFGGERSEVAAGVVVASNDIEDAMRQIEDFSVSGYQRYKIKINPQNDLEFLGEIRRAYPDIPLMADANSAYSLDDIQHLQKLDSFKLMMIEQPLGHDDIVEHSFLQKQLQTPICLDESINSFHDAKSALSLQSCGVISIKMAKVGGWMEAVRIHDLCLGNGVPVWCGGMIEFGISRAHNIALATLKGFTIPGDISSSSRYWEEDIIDPEVIVENGMIQVPDKAGIGFAINEKRLKELTTYSKLYK, translated from the coding sequence ATGAAGTTATCCTCCATTTCCCTTAAGCTCATTAAGGCCCCTTTAAAGCGGTCATTCAAGACGCATCTCGAAACGGTAAGCAATCGGGAAGTGATAATTGTCGAAGCCATGGATGAAGACGGATTGATTGGATACGGGGAAGCTGTTCCTTTTACAAGTCCTTGGTATACCGAGGAAACGATCAAGACATGCTTTCATATGCTGGATGATTTCTTAATTCCGCTGACATTGGCCAGTCAGATCAAGCATCCTGATGAGCTGCCGAACTTATGGAGCGGAATCAGACGGAATGCGATGGCGAAGTCGGCTTTAGAGCAGGCAATCCTTGATTTATATGCGAAGCAGAAAGGAGTCTACCTCGGACGGCTGTTTGGCGGCGAACGAAGTGAAGTGGCGGCTGGTGTAGTCGTTGCATCCAATGACATAGAAGATGCGATGCGCCAGATCGAGGATTTTTCCGTATCTGGGTATCAGCGTTATAAAATAAAAATCAATCCTCAAAATGATCTGGAGTTTTTAGGGGAAATACGTCGGGCCTATCCCGATATCCCGCTAATGGCAGATGCCAATTCAGCGTACAGTCTGGATGACATCCAACATCTTCAGAAGCTTGATTCGTTTAAGCTGATGATGATTGAGCAGCCGCTTGGACATGACGACATTGTGGAACATTCTTTTTTGCAGAAACAACTGCAGACACCCATTTGCCTTGATGAAAGCATAAATTCATTTCATGATGCCAAAAGTGCACTGTCGCTCCAAAGCTGTGGGGTGATCAGCATTAAGATGGCTAAAGTCGGCGGCTGGATGGAAGCTGTAAGAATCCATGATCTTTGCCTGGGTAATGGTGTGCCCGTTTGGTGCGGCGGTATGATTGAATTTGGCATTTCACGTGCACATAATATCGCACTTGCCACATTAAAAGGATTCACCATTCCCGGGGATATATCATCTTCATCCCGTTATTGGGAAGAGGATATAATCGATCCCGAAGTCATTGTCGAAAATGGCATGATCCAAGTTCCCGATAAAGCTGGAATCGGTTTTGCCATCAATGAAAAGCGATTAAAGGAATTGACTACATATAGTAAACTATACAAATGA
- a CDS encoding o-succinylbenzoate--CoA ligase: protein MAEEKLPNWLKNRAHLSPDRPAIEFEGHTYSFLELHTLSEKMAGKLASVGLGAGDSCAVLLRNHIDGVVVIHALLYLGVKIVMLNNKLTAKELSWQIGDSGSAHLVSEGSFSGKLSDIGEILPELNLHLMEELPDGTAEILQEFYLEDTATIMYTSGTTGNPKGVIQTFGNHWWSAVGSVLNLGLHEEDSWYCAVPIFHISGLSILMKNVIYGMKVVLADRFDEREANRSIQENGVTIISVVTTMLNRMVQDLKGASYPATFRCFLLGGGPAPVHLLEVCKEKGIPVYQTYGMTETSSQIVTLAPEYSMTKIGSAGKPLFPSQLRIEKDGTMCEPGAVGEIVVSGPNVTKGYFNRLDATQQAITDGWLYTGDLGYLDEEGFLYVLDRRSDLIISGGENVYPAEIENVLSKHPDVFEAGVTGTDDEKWGQVPLAFVVLHQGAELDESDLLEYCRGYLASYKIPRNVIFCKELPRNGASKLLRRELKKEMGEWQ, encoded by the coding sequence ATGGCAGAAGAAAAGTTGCCGAACTGGCTGAAAAATCGGGCGCATCTTTCACCGGATCGCCCGGCAATTGAGTTTGAAGGTCATACGTATAGCTTTCTTGAACTGCATACATTATCGGAGAAAATGGCTGGTAAGCTGGCAAGCGTTGGTCTGGGCGCTGGCGATTCATGTGCGGTTTTGCTCCGTAACCATATTGATGGTGTTGTCGTTATCCATGCACTACTTTATCTCGGTGTGAAGATTGTGATGCTGAATAATAAGCTAACGGCAAAAGAGCTGTCCTGGCAGATCGGGGATAGTGGATCTGCCCATTTGGTTTCAGAAGGCTCCTTCTCCGGCAAACTCTCTGATATTGGTGAGATTCTCCCAGAATTGAACCTTCATTTAATGGAAGAATTGCCGGATGGCACTGCGGAGATACTTCAAGAGTTTTACCTTGAGGATACCGCGACAATCATGTACACATCAGGTACGACAGGAAATCCAAAAGGAGTGATCCAAACATTCGGCAACCATTGGTGGAGTGCCGTCGGGTCGGTTCTGAACCTTGGATTGCATGAGGAAGATTCGTGGTATTGTGCTGTTCCCATCTTTCATATTAGCGGTTTATCCATCCTGATGAAAAATGTGATATATGGCATGAAGGTCGTTTTGGCAGATCGTTTCGATGAACGGGAGGCAAACCGGAGTATCCAGGAAAATGGCGTGACGATCATTTCGGTCGTGACGACAATGCTGAATAGGATGGTGCAGGATTTGAAGGGAGCAAGCTATCCGGCAACGTTTCGCTGTTTCCTGTTGGGCGGCGGTCCTGCACCCGTCCATTTACTTGAGGTATGTAAGGAGAAAGGGATTCCCGTCTATCAAACATATGGGATGACCGAAACGTCTTCACAGATTGTAACACTGGCACCGGAGTATAGCATGACAAAAATCGGCTCGGCGGGAAAGCCTTTGTTTCCTTCACAGTTACGGATAGAGAAAGACGGAACGATGTGTGAACCGGGTGCAGTGGGCGAAATCGTGGTTTCAGGTCCAAATGTGACGAAAGGCTATTTTAATCGGCTGGATGCTACACAGCAGGCCATTACCGATGGATGGCTTTATACTGGGGACCTTGGTTATCTCGATGAGGAAGGCTTTTTATATGTGCTTGACCGACGCTCGGATTTAATCATTTCCGGCGGTGAAAATGTCTACCCGGCCGAGATCGAAAATGTCCTAAGTAAGCACCCTGATGTTTTCGAAGCGGGAGTAACGGGGACTGACGATGAAAAATGGGGACAGGTCCCACTTGCCTTTGTTGTCTTGCATCAAGGTGCAGAACTTGATGAGAGCGACCTGCTGGAATATTGCAGGGGATATTTGGCATCTTATAAAATTCCCCGGAATGTGATTTTTTGTAAGGAGCTTCCCCGGAATGGCGCAAGCAAGCTTTTGAGACGGGAACTGAAGAAGGAAATGGGGGAATGGCAATGA
- the menB gene encoding 1,4-dihydroxy-2-naphthoyl-CoA synthase, with product MQWETIREYDEILYEKYNGIAKVSINRPHVHNAFTPKTTAEMIDAFARARDDSSIGVIILTGVGGKAFCSGGDQKVRGNGGYVGEDNIPRLNVLDLQRLIRVIPKPVVAMVAGYAIGGGNVLNVVCDLTIAADNAIFGQTGPNVGSFDAGYGSGYLARIVGHKKAREIWYLCRQYNAQEALDMGLVNTVVPLDELETETVKWCEEMLEKSPTALRFLKAAMNADTDGLAGLQQLAGDATLLYYTTEEAKEGRDAFKEKRTPDFGQFPRFP from the coding sequence ATACAATGGGAAACAATACGTGAGTATGATGAAATTTTGTATGAAAAATATAACGGGATTGCTAAAGTGTCCATCAACCGACCGCATGTACATAATGCATTCACGCCAAAAACGACTGCTGAAATGATTGATGCATTCGCAAGGGCGCGTGACGATTCAAGCATTGGTGTCATTATTTTAACAGGTGTAGGCGGCAAAGCATTCTGTTCAGGCGGAGATCAAAAAGTACGCGGAAATGGCGGGTATGTAGGTGAAGATAACATTCCGCGTCTAAATGTTCTTGATTTGCAACGTTTGATCCGTGTAATTCCAAAACCGGTCGTAGCCATGGTTGCAGGATATGCAATTGGTGGCGGAAATGTCTTGAACGTGGTATGTGACTTGACGATTGCTGCTGACAATGCAATTTTCGGACAAACTGGACCGAATGTGGGAAGCTTTGATGCTGGTTATGGTTCTGGCTACCTTGCACGTATCGTGGGTCATAAAAAGGCGCGCGAAATCTGGTACCTATGCCGTCAATACAATGCACAGGAAGCATTGGATATGGGATTGGTCAACACGGTTGTGCCTTTGGACGAATTGGAAACGGAAACGGTTAAATGGTGTGAAGAAATGCTTGAGAAGAGCCCGACTGCACTTCGTTTCTTGAAAGCGGCAATGAACGCTGATACGGATGGCCTTGCAGGTCTTCAACAATTGGCTGGTGACGCTACACTTTTATACTATACAACAGAAGAGGCAAAAGAAGGCCGCGATGCATTCAAAGAAAAACGCACACCGGACTTTGGGCAATTCCCTCGTTTCCCTTAA